In a single window of the Acidobacteriota bacterium genome:
- a CDS encoding acylphosphatase — protein MLPAIFEPKITARRFLISGLVQGVGFRYFAQRASARYQVKGYVRNLADGRVEALAEGPAELVEKFKMDLAAGPSHSRVDGIEEVVVEPTGLFSTFRIER, from the coding sequence ATGCTGCCTGCAATTTTCGAACCGAAGATCACCGCCCGCCGTTTCCTGATCAGCGGACTTGTACAGGGAGTCGGTTTTCGGTATTTCGCCCAGCGGGCATCGGCACGTTATCAGGTCAAAGGCTACGTCAGAAACCTCGCTGACGGACGCGTCGAAGCTCTTGCCGAAGGTCCCGCAGAACTTGTCGAAAAGTTCAAAATGGACCTCGCAGCGGGACCGTCCCATTCGCGGGTGGACGGCATCGAAGAGGTTGTGGTCGAGCCAACCGGTTTATTTTCAACATTTAGGATCGAACGATAG
- a CDS encoding NDP-sugar synthase, which produces MQALILAGGRGTRLRPLTVYTPKPIVPMLNRPFVLYQIEMLREAGIYDITLSLSYQPDKIELLLGNGAEHGVSLRYITEPMPMGTGGAYKFAAGGFRETTIVLNGDILTDLDLKKMVRSHAGKKADATIAVHKVEDPTRYGLVKTDEDGKVVGFIEKPDTDIGINTINAGIYILEPTILDLIAKDENLSFEYDVFPEILKKRLAFYAFFFKKEYWKDIGTPESYWRAHMDMLEGKLARLREDDAGPDAPDVATHASVDKASVIGKNCTVKPGAVVVNSVLGEGVLVEERAVVENAVIWPYTRISVAAEIRDSVIGKSCHVGRNASVSSGSVIGDKSTLTDYTRV; this is translated from the coding sequence ATGCAGGCACTCATTCTTGCAGGCGGCAGAGGAACGCGGCTTCGGCCGTTGACCGTATATACGCCCAAGCCGATAGTCCCTATGCTGAATCGCCCCTTCGTTCTGTATCAGATCGAAATGCTGCGTGAGGCAGGCATCTACGACATCACACTTTCCCTCAGCTATCAGCCTGACAAGATCGAACTTTTGCTCGGCAACGGTGCCGAACACGGTGTCAGTTTGCGGTATATCACCGAACCTATGCCTATGGGCACCGGCGGCGCCTACAAGTTCGCTGCGGGCGGTTTTCGTGAGACGACCATAGTCCTGAACGGCGACATTTTGACCGACCTCGATCTAAAGAAAATGGTACGCTCACACGCTGGAAAAAAGGCGGATGCAACGATCGCCGTCCACAAGGTCGAGGATCCCACGCGATACGGGCTAGTAAAGACAGATGAGGACGGAAAGGTCGTTGGATTCATTGAGAAACCCGACACCGATATAGGCATAAACACCATAAATGCAGGCATTTACATACTTGAGCCTACTATTCTGGATCTGATCGCAAAGGACGAGAATCTTTCGTTCGAATACGATGTGTTTCCGGAAATTTTAAAAAAGCGACTGGCCTTTTACGCATTCTTCTTTAAGAAGGAATATTGGAAGGATATCGGCACGCCGGAAAGTTATTGGCGTGCACATATGGATATGCTTGAGGGCAAGCTGGCGAGGCTTCGCGAAGACGACGCCGGCCCTGACGCACCTGACGTTGCAACGCACGCCTCGGTCGATAAGGCATCAGTTATCGGAAAGAACTGCACCGTTAAGCCGGGAGCGGTCGTCGTCAACTCTGTTCTCGGCGAGGGAGTCCTTGTCGAAGAACGGGCTGTCGTCGAAAACGCAGTTATCTGGCCGTATACGCGGATCTCTGTCGCGGCTGAAATCCGTGACTCGGTCATCGGGAAAAGTTGTCACGTAGGCCGCAATGCCTCTGTCAGCTCCGGGTCCGTGATCGGCGATAAGTCAACGCTCACAGACTACACAAGAGTTTAG
- a CDS encoding DMT family transporter codes for MKIVLFTALALLAFAFNSILCRLALAGGEADAAGFTAVRLASGAAALVLIASVFGKTKAAAKSGHWLSAFLLFAYAICFSLAYLGLTAATGALILFGSVQLTMIAVSLARGDRPSLTEWLGLAVAVCGLVYLVLPGLESPPLTSSLLMAAAGAAWGGYTLRGKGEGDPLSDTTGNFVRSLPFAAIALLIYLPQLQISAFGVLLAVISGAAASGVGYAVWYAALKGLTSTRAAVFQLSVPVIAAALAVVILDEKPTLHLLTAGLLILGGIAITIAGRKPPETSS; via the coding sequence TTGAAGATCGTCCTTTTTACTGCTCTTGCCCTCCTGGCCTTCGCGTTCAATTCAATATTGTGCCGCCTCGCTCTTGCGGGCGGCGAGGCCGATGCGGCCGGCTTTACCGCTGTCAGGCTCGCTTCCGGAGCCGCGGCACTCGTTCTGATCGCCTCCGTATTTGGTAAGACGAAAGCCGCGGCGAAAAGCGGACATTGGCTGTCGGCCTTTTTACTGTTTGCCTACGCGATATGTTTTTCGCTGGCGTATCTGGGCCTGACTGCGGCGACCGGGGCGTTGATATTATTTGGGTCGGTACAACTGACGATGATCGCGGTCTCGCTCGCCAGAGGAGATCGGCCGAGCCTGACGGAATGGTTAGGATTGGCGGTCGCGGTCTGCGGACTGGTCTATCTTGTTCTGCCGGGACTTGAATCGCCGCCGCTCACGAGTTCACTGCTGATGGCCGCCGCAGGAGCCGCTTGGGGCGGCTATACGCTTCGCGGAAAAGGCGAGGGTGACCCGCTCAGCGATACCACCGGAAATTTTGTGCGGTCGCTGCCTTTTGCCGCGATCGCTCTGTTGATCTATCTGCCCCAACTGCAGATATCAGCGTTCGGAGTGCTGCTTGCAGTGATCTCCGGCGCCGCGGCGTCCGGCGTTGGCTATGCCGTTTGGTACGCGGCATTGAAAGGCCTTACCTCCACGCGTGCTGCCGTGTTTCAGCTTTCGGTGCCGGTCATCGCGGCTGCCCTCGCCGTGGTGATATTGGACGAAAAACCGACGCTGCATCTGCTGACGGCAGGCTTGCTCATCCTAGGCGGGATCGCGATCACCATAGCCGGCCGGAAGCCGCCTGAGACATCTTCTTGA
- a CDS encoding thiamine phosphate synthase, whose amino-acid sequence MSSNRYIYVITDGTACDAEFGPHRHRILEHAAAAASNGATHFQIREKQLSAARLLELVRDAVRVVAGSGLKVLVNERADIAVAAGADGVHLTSRSFSAADVREAFGGELLIAVSTHSIDEVLRADEQGADLVVFGPVFDTPGKTTAGIEKLKEACEKASGFPVIALGGIDISNAKDATEAGAAGVAGIRCFSTAENIARVVEVLR is encoded by the coding sequence ATGTCTTCGAACCGATACATCTACGTTATTACTGACGGTACAGCTTGCGATGCCGAGTTTGGACCTCACCGACATCGAATACTCGAACATGCCGCAGCAGCAGCGTCGAACGGTGCCACGCACTTTCAGATCCGCGAGAAGCAATTGTCCGCAGCGAGGCTCCTTGAACTCGTAAGGGATGCCGTCCGGGTTGTCGCAGGCTCCGGCCTAAAGGTCCTGGTCAATGAGCGTGCTGACATTGCTGTCGCCGCGGGTGCGGACGGCGTGCATTTGACGTCGCGATCATTCTCCGCGGCCGATGTTCGCGAAGCTTTCGGCGGCGAACTGCTGATCGCGGTTTCGACGCATAGTATCGATGAGGTGCTGCGAGCCGACGAGCAGGGAGCTGACCTTGTTGTATTCGGCCCTGTTTTTGATACGCCGGGGAAGACGACAGCAGGCATCGAAAAATTGAAGGAAGCGTGCGAAAAAGCGTCGGGCTTTCCGGTCATCGCTCTGGGCGGGATCGATATATCGAACGCAAAAGATGCGACCGAAGCCGGCGCTGCAGGCGTTGCCGGGATCAGATGTTTTTCGACAGCAGAGAACATAGCACGCGTCGTTGAAGTATTAAGGTAA
- a CDS encoding bifunctional homocysteine S-methyltransferase/methylenetetrahydrofolate reductase, translating to MKDFRELLSSEGIFVFDGAMGTRLYDKGIYINRSYDELNITNPELVLEVHEEYVAAGADIIETNTFGATRPKLQPYGLENKLREINIAAVNLARQAAAGKACVAGSVGPLGLRIEPFGPTSFEEARELYREQAEALFEGGVDLFLLETFSDLSVIEQAILAIRDVTDLPIVAQMTIQADLKTTFGTPAEVFVPCLEELGADVIGLNCGMGPTHVLSALELMRELTDRPLSAQPNAGLPRDVQGRQFYMGSPEYMATFAKRFVQAGAKFVGGCCGTTPTHIKLIADAIRSISPRQAISEARKHAVNVRELKPVDVEVVPQAERSKWSRKIATGAFVTSVEVLPPKGCDAAATLDSIRLLKDAGVDGVNIPDGPRAQTRMSAQATAVLVEREIGIEAVLHYCCRDRNLLGMMSDLLGAAALGLHNLLIITGDPPKMGPYPDATAVFDIDAIGLTNMANKLNHGLDLGNNPIGKPTAFSIGVGVNPGAVNLEEEIRRFEWKVEAGAEYAITQPVFDTEQLRTFLDRIEHVRIPIVAGIWPLVSYRNAEFMHNEVPGVNVTPEILERMRIASDKSKEHAREEGIAIARESLLEVRDVIAGVQVSAPFGNVKYALQVFDVLS from the coding sequence ATGAAAGATTTTAGGGAATTGCTCTCCTCCGAAGGCATCTTCGTTTTCGACGGTGCCATGGGCACTCGGCTCTACGACAAAGGCATCTACATCAACCGCAGCTACGACGAGCTGAACATTACCAATCCGGAGCTTGTATTAGAAGTTCACGAGGAATACGTCGCTGCGGGCGCCGACATTATAGAGACGAATACGTTCGGTGCGACGCGGCCCAAATTGCAGCCCTACGGCCTTGAGAACAAGCTTCGCGAGATCAATATCGCCGCCGTCAATCTTGCACGTCAGGCAGCCGCGGGAAAGGCATGTGTCGCAGGCTCGGTCGGCCCGCTCGGGCTACGGATCGAGCCTTTCGGCCCGACATCATTTGAAGAAGCAAGAGAGCTTTACCGCGAACAGGCAGAGGCACTTTTCGAAGGCGGCGTAGATCTTTTCCTGCTCGAGACATTTTCCGATCTTTCGGTCATCGAGCAGGCGATACTGGCGATCCGAGACGTCACCGATCTGCCGATCGTGGCACAAATGACCATTCAGGCGGATCTGAAAACCACATTTGGAACGCCTGCCGAAGTTTTTGTCCCTTGCCTGGAAGAGCTGGGTGCCGACGTGATCGGATTGAATTGCGGCATGGGCCCGACACACGTGCTGAGCGCTTTGGAGCTGATGCGTGAGCTTACCGACAGGCCGCTTTCTGCACAGCCGAACGCAGGCCTGCCGCGTGACGTTCAGGGGCGGCAGTTCTACATGGGCTCGCCCGAATATATGGCGACGTTCGCCAAGCGTTTTGTGCAGGCGGGAGCGAAATTCGTCGGCGGCTGCTGCGGGACGACACCGACACATATCAAACTCATCGCAGACGCCATTCGGTCCATCAGCCCGCGTCAGGCCATCAGCGAGGCCAGAAAACACGCGGTCAACGTCCGCGAACTAAAGCCCGTGGATGTCGAGGTCGTGCCTCAGGCAGAACGCAGCAAATGGTCGCGCAAGATCGCGACGGGCGCATTTGTGACGTCGGTTGAGGTTCTGCCTCCAAAAGGCTGCGATGCGGCGGCGACGCTCGATTCGATACGCTTGCTGAAAGATGCAGGCGTTGACGGCGTGAACATTCCAGACGGACCGCGTGCGCAGACCCGCATGTCCGCTCAGGCCACCGCCGTTCTGGTCGAACGCGAGATCGGGATCGAAGCCGTTTTGCACTATTGCTGCCGCGACCGCAATTTGCTCGGCATGATGAGCGACCTGCTCGGAGCAGCTGCTCTCGGACTTCACAATCTGCTCATCATCACAGGTGATCCACCAAAAATGGGGCCGTATCCTGACGCCACCGCGGTTTTTGACATCGACGCCATCGGCCTGACGAACATGGCTAACAAGCTGAATCACGGCCTCGACCTCGGCAATAACCCCATCGGCAAGCCGACCGCGTTTTCGATCGGCGTCGGCGTGAATCCGGGGGCTGTGAATCTGGAAGAAGAGATACGCCGTTTTGAATGGAAGGTCGAGGCAGGAGCGGAGTACGCCATCACGCAGCCGGTTTTCGACACCGAACAGCTCCGCACATTTCTCGATCGCATCGAGCACGTTCGAATTCCGATCGTTGCGGGTATTTGGCCGTTGGTCAGCTATCGAAACGCCGAATTTATGCACAACGAAGTTCCGGGCGTGAACGTAACACCCGAAATTCTTGAACGCATGCGCATCGCCTCGGACAAGAGCAAGGAACACGCACGCGAGGAAGGCATCGCCATCGCCCGCGAATCGCTGCTGGAGGTCCGCGATGTCATCGCCGGCGTCCAGGTCTCGGCACCTTTCGGCAACGTGAAGTATGCTCTGCAGGTCTTCGACGTGCTCTCATGA
- a CDS encoding mechanosensitive ion channel: protein MQTFREDYLNPVFEVLNYNLFNLGNAKISPLIILYFILVSAVLLYLSRRLRRLLIDQLAKRTKLDIGAQQAVGTVTRYIFLFVGFLIIIQTAGIDLTTLNVLAGAVGIGIGFGLQNIANNFISGLIILFERPIKVGDRIEVGGVHGRVVNIAARSTSIRTNDNITIIVPNSKFISENVVNWSFGDEKIRFKVPVGVGYDSDVDLVEKLLLEAANENDDVLKEPPPSVRFIEFGDHALNFELRAWSHARLHRPGLFKSNLNFAIIRKFRDHGIEIPNQQHDIHLRTGRLKGAETWEIDNPAFPWAVKKSD from the coding sequence ATGCAAACCTTTCGCGAAGATTATCTCAACCCTGTCTTTGAGGTGCTCAATTACAACCTCTTCAATTTGGGCAACGCGAAGATCTCTCCGTTGATCATTCTATATTTCATTCTGGTCTCGGCAGTTCTTCTTTACCTGTCGCGAAGGCTGCGGCGCCTATTGATCGATCAACTCGCAAAGAGGACAAAACTCGACATCGGTGCCCAGCAGGCGGTCGGCACTGTCACTCGCTATATCTTTCTTTTCGTCGGTTTTCTGATCATTATCCAAACGGCCGGGATCGACCTGACAACGCTTAACGTCCTGGCCGGTGCGGTGGGCATCGGTATCGGTTTCGGTCTCCAGAACATCGCGAACAACTTTATAAGCGGTCTGATAATACTTTTTGAGCGGCCGATCAAGGTTGGCGACCGTATTGAGGTTGGCGGCGTTCACGGACGGGTCGTGAATATCGCCGCCCGAAGCACGAGCATTCGCACCAATGACAACATTACGATCATCGTTCCAAACAGCAAGTTCATATCTGAGAACGTGGTCAACTGGAGTTTTGGCGACGAAAAGATCCGCTTCAAGGTCCCCGTCGGGGTCGGCTACGACTCCGATGTTGACCTCGTCGAAAAGCTGCTTCTTGAGGCTGCGAACGAGAATGATGACGTCTTGAAAGAACCGCCGCCCTCGGTTCGCTTTATCGAATTCGGCGACCACGCTCTCAACTTTGAACTCCGTGCATGGAGCCATGCACGGCTTCATCGCCCCGGGCTGTTCAAGAGCAATCTGAACTTTGCGATCATCCGCAAATTTCGAGACCACGGCATCGAGATACCTAATCAGCAGCACGACATTCATCTCCGCACCGGCCGCCTAAAAGGCGCCGAAACATGGGAAATTGACAACCCCGCGTTCCCGTGGGCAGTCAAAAAGTCCGACTAA
- a CDS encoding tetratricopeptide repeat protein: protein MSFDKAKAMRNAERFVAQGKLRAAISEYRSVVDNDHRDVSTLNMLGDLYAKNGDKRDAVNCYMQVAEYYSTQGFAQKAIAVYNKVTKIQPDSPDVTAKLAELHRSKGSLSEARSHYLSLAEHYKKNGRRLEALAMYKQIALLDPNNTEVCLRLAESYLSEGQREEAIEAFAEAGIRLSRQNRHEEAIRALMKGYDLNAADLRVLDGLVKAQTALGRAAKAISLLEEIIESDPYNRDVLYLLIECCLESQNAAGAENAVVKLVEIEPANYPKFLDLIRIYLNLNDPGSAARILTMSAEYLLAGGQADECGKWISEILEREPLQLAGLRLLVRYNSWLNDENGKRLALERLYSAASSEGAVDDERFALSQLVHIKPHETRYRDRLNEIRLEYGDDDETSEEATEGHASGVGSTATASFEIRIERNGHETNGHEAYGELAADAVSVQALMPHIDASPLSLAAAERLEKELESVAFYIDNDYYDLAKKSIGELEAEFGKRPEIEELRLKIGYPSELHEEEVPASVIVEPHVEASAIGINEMRSELGIDDAEEPDGGDFETHYQMAVAYQEMGLFEDSIREYQDAIALVKPDDGTKRFYSCATLLGHCFVSTEMPRHAIKWLTRALETPEITADEYHGLWYELGTAYEACDDIENAAKYFDMIYAENVDFRDVGERVKKLLVTH, encoded by the coding sequence ATGAGTTTCGATAAAGCAAAAGCCATGCGAAATGCTGAGCGTTTCGTTGCTCAAGGCAAACTTCGTGCGGCCATCTCGGAATACCGTTCGGTCGTCGACAACGATCATCGCGACGTGTCCACGCTGAACATGCTGGGCGACCTGTATGCAAAGAACGGCGATAAGCGTGACGCAGTGAACTGCTATATGCAGGTTGCGGAATATTACAGCACTCAGGGTTTCGCACAAAAGGCAATCGCCGTTTATAACAAGGTCACAAAGATACAGCCCGATTCGCCGGACGTGACGGCAAAGCTGGCTGAACTCCATCGGTCGAAGGGTTCGCTTTCGGAGGCTCGATCACATTATCTGTCTTTGGCGGAACACTATAAAAAGAACGGCCGCCGCCTCGAGGCATTGGCGATGTACAAGCAGATCGCCCTGTTGGACCCTAACAATACAGAAGTATGCCTGCGGCTCGCTGAATCGTACTTGAGCGAAGGCCAACGCGAAGAGGCTATTGAAGCGTTTGCCGAAGCAGGTATAAGGCTCAGCCGCCAGAACCGGCACGAAGAGGCCATCCGTGCTTTGATGAAAGGCTACGACCTTAATGCCGCCGATCTCAGAGTGCTCGACGGATTGGTCAAGGCACAGACAGCTCTTGGGCGGGCAGCTAAGGCCATCTCGCTCCTGGAAGAGATCATCGAAAGCGACCCTTATAACCGCGATGTGCTGTATCTCCTGATCGAATGCTGTCTTGAATCGCAGAATGCGGCAGGTGCCGAGAATGCCGTTGTAAAGCTCGTCGAGATAGAGCCCGCTAACTATCCGAAATTCCTCGATCTTATCCGCATTTATTTGAATTTGAACGATCCGGGCTCTGCAGCACGGATCCTTACGATGTCTGCGGAATATCTGCTGGCAGGCGGCCAGGCTGACGAATGCGGAAAGTGGATAAGCGAGATCCTTGAACGCGAGCCGCTTCAGCTTGCCGGGCTACGGCTGCTGGTACGCTACAATTCCTGGCTCAACGACGAGAATGGAAAGCGTCTGGCATTGGAACGCCTCTATTCGGCAGCCTCCAGTGAAGGTGCGGTTGACGATGAGCGGTTCGCTCTTTCGCAGCTAGTTCACATCAAGCCCCATGAAACGCGGTATCGCGATCGTCTCAACGAGATTCGCCTAGAATATGGTGATGACGACGAAACCTCAGAAGAGGCAACGGAGGGGCATGCATCCGGCGTCGGGTCAACAGCTACCGCTTCCTTCGAGATACGGATAGAGCGTAACGGCCATGAAACAAATGGGCATGAAGCCTACGGCGAGCTTGCAGCCGATGCCGTTTCCGTCCAGGCATTGATGCCGCACATTGATGCATCGCCTCTTTCGTTAGCAGCTGCCGAAAGGCTCGAAAAGGAGCTTGAAAGCGTTGCGTTCTACATCGACAACGATTATTACGATCTCGCGAAGAAATCTATTGGCGAACTCGAAGCCGAATTCGGAAAACGGCCTGAGATCGAGGAGCTGCGGTTAAAGATCGGATACCCGTCAGAGCTGCATGAGGAAGAGGTGCCGGCCTCCGTCATCGTTGAGCCGCACGTCGAAGCAAGTGCGATCGGAATAAACGAGATGCGCTCCGAACTTGGCATCGATGACGCGGAAGAGCCGGACGGCGGTGATTTTGAGACGCATTATCAAATGGCCGTCGCATATCAGGAGATGGGCCTCTTTGAGGATTCCATACGCGAATACCAGGATGCGATAGCTCTGGTAAAGCCCGATGACGGCACGAAGCGATTCTATTCCTGTGCGACGCTCTTGGGACATTGTTTCGTTTCCACCGAGATGCCGCGTCATGCGATCAAATGGCTTACCCGTGCGCTTGAGACGCCTGAGATAACCGCCGACGAATACCACGGTCTTTGGTACGAACTGGGGACCGCGTACGAGGCGTGTGATGATATCGAGAACGCTGCCAAGTACTTCGACATGATCTATGCCGAGAATGTTGATTTCCGCGATGTTGGAGAAAGGGTCAAGAAGTTGTTGGTGACTCATTGA
- a CDS encoding lysine--tRNA ligase codes for MSIPDFEQIIEQNDQTAARAEHLDRLRELVGNVYPNKFERSRLSGGEDTISAIKAFGPVVEIEAQMAAIKAELKEGERPPAEKKDEFNESLKAVGTVRIAGRLTTPPRGNFVHLTDGISKLQVYANKKGPLAVIKNDGEGTLDEENGWTAWQLLDHGDFIGVEGYLFVTNTGEVSVHIEKLQFLAKAMLPMPDKMHGIEDPEIKQRRRYIDLIGSSLAVEHDGLTTREVFERRAKLISSIRHYLEDHGYIEVETPMLTPKATGAAAKPFKTHHNALDIDLYARIAPELYLKRLVVGGFEKVYELNRNFRNEGISYKHNPEFTMLEFYCAYMDVNGMMDFCEELLRQSVLKATGGLTVDYKGKQIDFSEFERISMREAIVRHFPGADVSSLTVKHLIDWRFLRRMKVFQTVQLELGNMYQLNIAEGQANPYYKLDESVKGEIWEKTRLFEVTFPSENQLIANGFGQGTSSVFRFALGDEMLSESNIALTIATLFERYAEANLIQPTFIIDFPKSISPLSKASPDNPQIAERFELFINGMEVANGFSELNDPKEQYDRFVDQMAQREKGDEEAMVLDEDYVRALSYGMPPAAGIGIGIDRLTMLLTNRHSIRDVILFPHMRPEKQFTTEETESTEEVQQV; via the coding sequence ATGAGCATTCCTGACTTTGAACAGATCATTGAGCAGAACGACCAGACGGCGGCCCGTGCCGAGCACCTCGACAGGCTGCGTGAACTTGTAGGCAATGTCTATCCGAACAAGTTCGAGCGCTCGCGGCTGAGCGGCGGCGAAGACACCATTTCGGCGATCAAAGCGTTCGGGCCGGTGGTCGAGATCGAAGCACAGATGGCCGCGATCAAGGCCGAATTGAAAGAAGGCGAACGCCCGCCCGCCGAGAAAAAGGATGAGTTCAACGAGAGCCTGAAGGCCGTCGGCACGGTCCGCATCGCCGGGCGATTGACGACGCCGCCGCGTGGGAATTTCGTTCATTTGACGGACGGCATCTCAAAGCTGCAGGTCTATGCCAACAAAAAAGGCCCGCTCGCTGTAATAAAGAACGACGGCGAAGGCACGCTCGACGAAGAAAACGGCTGGACCGCGTGGCAACTGCTGGATCACGGCGACTTCATCGGCGTCGAAGGATATCTGTTCGTCACAAATACCGGCGAGGTTTCCGTTCACATCGAAAAGCTGCAGTTCCTGGCGAAGGCAATGCTCCCGATGCCGGACAAAATGCACGGCATCGAAGACCCCGAGATAAAGCAGCGTCGGCGTTACATCGATCTGATCGGCTCATCGCTGGCTGTCGAACACGACGGTCTTACGACGCGTGAGGTCTTTGAACGCCGTGCAAAGCTGATCTCGTCGATTCGGCATTACCTCGAGGACCACGGCTACATCGAGGTCGAAACTCCTATGCTCACGCCAAAGGCGACCGGTGCCGCGGCGAAGCCTTTCAAAACGCATCACAATGCACTCGACATCGACCTTTACGCACGCATAGCGCCGGAGCTCTATCTAAAGCGTCTCGTCGTCGGCGGTTTCGAAAAGGTTTACGAACTCAACCGCAACTTCCGCAACGAAGGCATCTCGTATAAGCACAATCCCGAATTCACGATGCTCGAATTCTACTGTGCCTATATGGACGTCAACGGCATGATGGACTTCTGCGAGGAACTGCTCCGGCAGTCCGTCCTGAAGGCGACAGGCGGTTTAACGGTGGATTACAAAGGGAAGCAGATAGATTTCAGCGAGTTTGAGCGGATATCAATGCGCGAGGCAATCGTACGACACTTTCCAGGAGCAGATGTTTCGTCCCTTACAGTTAAGCACCTAATTGACTGGCGATTCTTGCGCCGAATGAAGGTTTTTCAAACAGTTCAGCTGGAGCTTGGAAACATGTACCAACTGAACATCGCAGAGGGGCAAGCGAATCCCTACTACAAGCTCGATGAATCGGTAAAAGGTGAGATTTGGGAGAAGACGAGGTTATTTGAAGTTACATTTCCCAGCGAAAACCAACTAATAGCAAATGGATTCGGTCAGGGTACCTCCAGTGTGTTCCGATTTGCGCTGGGGGACGAGATGCTTTCTGAATCGAATATTGCACTTACCATTGCAACGTTGTTTGAACGGTATGCTGAGGCAAACCTAATCCAACCAACATTCATCATCGACTTTCCGAAATCGATCTCACCGCTTTCCAAGGCTTCGCCTGACAATCCGCAGATCGCGGAACGTTTTGAGCTGTTCATCAACGGCATGGAGGTCGCGAATGGATTTTCGGAACTGAACGATCCGAAAGAGCAATACGACCGCTTTGTCGATCAGATGGCCCAGCGTGAGAAAGGCGACGAAGAGGCGATGGTACTTGACGAAGATTACGTCCGTGCCTTGTCTTACGGAATGCCGCCCGCCGCAGGCATCGGCATCGGCATCGACCGCCTGACAATGCTGTTGACGAACAGGCACTCGATCCGAGACGTGATACTCTTCCCGCATATGCGTCCGGAAAAGCAGTTCACCACAGAGGAAACCGAAAGCACAGAGGAAGTCCAACAGGTTTGA
- the thiD gene encoding bifunctional hydroxymethylpyrimidine kinase/phosphomethylpyrimidine kinase gives MSQIVGKPPVCMTIAGLDPSGGAGVVADVRAFSRFGCFPSMVITSVTFQNTTGVFGAENLSAESVRQQADAVFDDYEIAAMKTGMLPTAEIINTVADLVRRRNVKNFVIDPVVRSTSGFDLIGDEALRALVAELFPLALIATPNLAEAERITGMSIETASDLDRAAAALLETGVPYVLIKGGHRIKRDVDSGVARDHLFSQAGTQAFDAEFIETTATHGTGCVLSAAITANLALGHSVEDAVRTAKEFVTNAIKDAPMLGHGHSPIGI, from the coding sequence ATGAGCCAGATAGTTGGAAAACCTCCGGTTTGCATGACCATTGCGGGACTCGATCCGTCAGGGGGTGCGGGCGTCGTAGCTGATGTGCGTGCATTCTCGCGGTTCGGCTGTTTTCCGTCGATGGTCATCACGTCAGTGACGTTTCAGAACACAACCGGCGTTTTTGGTGCAGAAAACCTGTCCGCTGAAAGCGTTCGGCAACAGGCCGATGCGGTTTTTGACGATTACGAAATTGCCGCTATGAAGACCGGTATGCTGCCGACGGCTGAGATCATCAACACGGTCGCGGATCTGGTCAGACGGAGAAATGTTAAGAATTTCGTGATCGATCCTGTCGTCCGCTCGACCTCAGGCTTCGATCTGATCGGCGACGAGGCGTTGCGGGCACTTGTAGCTGAGCTATTCCCTTTGGCGCTAATTGCTACGCCGAATCTTGCAGAGGCGGAACGCATCACTGGAATGAGCATCGAGACCGCATCCGACCTTGATCGTGCAGCTGCCGCGTTGCTGGAAACGGGCGTTCCATACGTGCTGATCAAAGGCGGCCATCGCATCAAAAGGGATGTCGACAGCGGCGTTGCACGTGATCATTTATTCTCACAAGCCGGAACACAGGCCTTCGATGCTGAATTCATCGAAACCACTGCAACTCACGGAACGGGTTGTGTGCTTTCTGCCGCCATCACGGCGAATTTGGCGTTGGGGCATTCTGTCGAAGATGCCGTCAGGACCGCGAAAGAGTTCGTTACGAACGCAATAAAAGATGCCCCGATGCTGGGGCATGGACATTCACCGATCGGAATTTGA